In one Pseudomonas sp. R84 genomic region, the following are encoded:
- a CDS encoding YbaN family protein, which produces MDNPIGNRPLMLRYFLLAVGWLSVALGVIGIFLPVLPTTPFLLLAAACFARSSPRFYQWLVEHPRLGPWIRDYLDGNGIPLKGKVYAIGLMWASILFSCYLVPLPWARGFMLTSAVLVTVYILRQKTLHKS; this is translated from the coding sequence ATGGACAACCCCATAGGCAACCGCCCCCTGATGTTGCGCTACTTCTTGCTGGCCGTCGGCTGGCTCAGCGTGGCATTGGGGGTGATCGGGATTTTCCTGCCCGTCCTGCCCACCACCCCTTTCCTTCTGCTCGCCGCGGCCTGTTTCGCGCGCAGCTCTCCGCGTTTCTATCAATGGCTGGTCGAGCATCCCCGGCTGGGGCCATGGATCCGCGATTACCTCGATGGCAACGGCATACCGCTCAAGGGCAAGGTCTACGCGATCGGGCTGATGTGGGCGAGCATTCTGTTCTCGTGCTACCTGGTGCCACTGCCGTGGGCGCGGGGGTTCATGTTGACCAGTGCGGTGCTGGTGACGGTTTACATCCTGCGCCAGAAAACCTTGCACAAATCCTGA
- a CDS encoding YecA family protein: MSFAEQLTRLQVFLDADELHDEALDYVAAHGYLTALSICAEDVPEREWIDALFAEEPHYSSDAQREEIEATLIGLKAHIARQLASDEEFELPCELDLGDEPDDSELRGWCIGFMEGVFLREAAWFETAEEEVSEMLLPIMVGSGLFDEQPEFEDIAKDANLMDDMIVQIPEALTALYLLCQAPDEKPAILKPRHH, translated from the coding sequence ATGTCCTTCGCTGAGCAACTGACCCGCCTGCAAGTTTTCCTCGACGCCGACGAGCTGCATGACGAGGCGCTGGATTACGTGGCCGCTCACGGCTACCTCACCGCGCTGTCGATCTGCGCTGAAGACGTACCGGAGCGTGAGTGGATCGACGCCCTGTTCGCCGAAGAGCCGCATTACAGCAGCGACGCCCAGCGCGAAGAGATCGAAGCCACCCTGATCGGCCTCAAGGCGCACATCGCCCGTCAACTGGCCTCGGATGAAGAGTTCGAACTGCCATGCGAACTGGATCTGGGCGACGAGCCGGACGATTCCGAATTGCGCGGCTGGTGCATTGGTTTCATGGAAGGCGTGTTCCTGCGTGAGGCCGCCTGGTTCGAAACTGCCGAGGAAGAAGTCAGCGAAATGTTGCTGCCGATCATGGTCGGTTCGGGCCTGTTCGACGAACAGCCAGAATTCGAAGACATCGCCAAAGACGCCAACCTGATGGACGACATGATCGTACAGATCCCGGAAGCCCTGACCGCGCTGTACCTGCTGTGCCAGGCGCCCGACGAAAAACCGGCGATCCTCAAGCCACGTCACCACTAA
- the recQ gene encoding DNA helicase RecQ has translation MLEQAQRVLKDIFGYDSFRGRQGAIIERVASGGDALVLMPTGGGKSLCFQVPALLRDGLAVVVSPLIALMDDQVATLEELGVAAAALNSTLSAEQQRDLAARIKRGEVKMLYLAPERLVQPRMLSFLQGLNIALFAIDEAHCVSQWGHDFRPEYLQLGQLAEMFPDVPRIALTATADKRTREEIVTRLHLQNAERFLSSFDRPNIFYRIVPKEQPRKQLLAFLAERRSDAGIVYCLSRKKVEEVATFLSEQGFPALPYHAGLPNELRAFNQKRFLNEEGLIMVATVAFGMGIDKPNVRFVAHLDLPKSLEAYYQETGRGGRDGLPADAWMAYGLQDVVMLKQMLQNSEGDERHKRLEQHKLDAMLSLCEETRCRRQTLLAYFDEDMPEPCGHCDNCVDGVQTWDATEPARQALSAIFRTGQRYGVGHLVDVLLGKENEKVRSFGHQHLSVYGVGKALSESEWRSLFRQLVARGLADVDHEGYGGLRLNDSCRPLLKGEVTLELRRDLKPQVTAKTASKSPASQLVRGEEREQWEALRALRRKLAEEHGVPPYVIFPDSTLLEMLRSQPTSLAEMARVSGVGARKLERYGDAFLEVLGGEVEAPKAVADVRHELITLARAGMTPLQIAGQLQCSEKNVYTMLAEAIGKQQLSLEQALDLPEELMGEVQDAFLDGEGELPSVAEVAELFAGRVPEGVLYCVRAALQSEFEM, from the coding sequence ATGCTCGAACAGGCTCAACGCGTCCTCAAGGACATCTTCGGCTACGACAGTTTCCGTGGCCGTCAGGGTGCAATCATTGAGCGCGTGGCCAGTGGCGGTGATGCGCTGGTGCTGATGCCTACCGGTGGCGGCAAGTCCCTGTGCTTTCAGGTGCCGGCGCTGTTGCGCGATGGCCTGGCGGTGGTGGTGTCGCCGCTGATCGCACTGATGGACGATCAGGTCGCCACCCTCGAAGAGCTGGGTGTGGCCGCTGCCGCGCTGAACTCCACCTTGAGCGCCGAGCAGCAGCGTGATCTGGCGGCGCGAATCAAGCGCGGTGAAGTGAAGATGTTGTATCTGGCGCCCGAGCGTCTGGTGCAGCCGCGCATGCTGTCGTTCCTGCAAGGCTTGAACATTGCGTTGTTCGCCATCGACGAAGCGCACTGCGTATCGCAATGGGGTCACGATTTCCGTCCGGAATACCTGCAACTGGGCCAGTTGGCCGAGATGTTTCCCGACGTGCCGCGCATCGCCCTGACCGCCACCGCCGACAAGCGCACCCGTGAAGAAATCGTCACCCGCCTGCACCTGCAAAATGCCGAGCGCTTCCTGTCGAGCTTCGACCGTCCGAATATCTTTTACCGCATCGTTCCCAAGGAGCAGCCGCGCAAGCAGTTGCTGGCGTTTTTGGCCGAGCGACGCAGCGATGCCGGCATCGTCTATTGCCTGTCGCGCAAGAAAGTCGAAGAAGTCGCAACGTTTCTGAGCGAGCAGGGCTTCCCGGCGCTGCCGTATCACGCCGGTTTGCCCAATGAGCTACGTGCCTTCAACCAGAAGCGCTTTCTCAACGAGGAAGGTCTGATCATGGTCGCCACTGTGGCGTTCGGCATGGGCATCGACAAGCCCAACGTGCGCTTTGTCGCCCACCTCGATCTACCGAAATCCCTTGAGGCGTATTACCAGGAAACCGGGCGCGGCGGCCGTGACGGCCTGCCGGCGGATGCGTGGATGGCCTACGGTCTGCAAGATGTGGTGATGCTCAAGCAGATGCTGCAGAACTCCGAAGGCGACGAGCGGCACAAGCGCCTGGAGCAACACAAGCTCGACGCGATGCTGTCGCTGTGCGAAGAAACCCGTTGCCGCCGTCAGACCCTGCTTGCGTACTTCGATGAAGACATGCCCGAACCGTGCGGCCATTGTGATAACTGTGTCGACGGCGTGCAGACCTGGGATGCCACCGAGCCAGCGCGTCAGGCGTTATCGGCGATTTTCCGCACGGGTCAGCGTTATGGCGTCGGTCATCTGGTTGACGTGCTGCTGGGCAAGGAAAACGAAAAAGTCCGCAGTTTTGGCCATCAACACCTGTCGGTGTACGGCGTCGGCAAGGCATTGAGCGAAAGCGAATGGCGCTCGCTGTTCCGCCAATTGGTCGCGCGCGGTCTGGCGGATGTCGACCACGAAGGCTATGGCGGTCTGCGTCTGAATGACAGTTGCCGGCCATTGCTCAAGGGCGAAGTCACGCTGGAACTGCGCCGCGACCTCAAACCGCAGGTCACCGCCAAAACTGCGAGCAAGAGCCCGGCCAGCCAACTGGTGCGCGGCGAAGAGCGCGAACAGTGGGAAGCCCTGCGCGCGCTGCGCCGCAAACTGGCCGAAGAACATGGCGTGCCGCCGTACGTCATCTTCCCCGATTCGACGTTGCTGGAAATGCTCCGCAGCCAACCGACTTCGCTGGCGGAAATGGCCCGGGTCAGCGGCGTTGGCGCGCGCAAGCTGGAACGCTATGGCGATGCCTTCCTCGAAGTGCTCGGCGGCGAGGTCGAGGCGCCGAAAGCGGTAGCCGACGTGCGCCACGAGTTGATCACTTTGGCCCGTGCGGGCATGACACCGCTGCAGATCGCCGGTCAGTTGCAGTGCTCGGAAAAGAACGTCTACACCATGCTCGCCGAGGCGATCGGCAAGCAGCAGTTGTCGCTGGAACAGGCGCTGGATTTGCCGGAAGAGCTGATGGGTGAAGTGCAGGATGCGTTCCTCGATGGTGAAGGTGAGCTGCCGTCCGTTGCCGAAGTGGCCGAGCTGTTTGCCGGGCGTGTTCCGGAGGGCGTGCTGTATTGCGTGCGGGCTGCACTGCAATCGGAATTCGAGATGTAA
- a CDS encoding MarR family transcriptional regulator, translating to MPLTDQHRFGMQLAQMSRGWRAELDRRLAGLGLSQARWLVLLHLARFEDAPTQRELAQSVGVEGPTLARLLDSLESQGLVQRQSVMEDRRAKKIVLCAPALPLIEQIETIATQLRHELFEGVDEADLKVCMRVHGHILANLEKS from the coding sequence ATGCCGTTAACCGATCAACACCGCTTTGGCATGCAACTGGCCCAGATGTCCCGTGGCTGGCGTGCCGAACTGGATCGCCGACTGGCCGGGCTGGGGTTGTCCCAGGCGCGCTGGCTGGTGCTGCTGCATCTGGCGCGTTTTGAAGACGCGCCGACCCAGCGTGAGCTGGCGCAGAGCGTCGGCGTCGAAGGTCCGACCCTTGCGCGCTTGCTCGATAGTCTGGAAAGCCAGGGCCTGGTGCAACGCCAGTCCGTGATGGAAGACCGCCGGGCGAAAAAGATCGTCCTCTGCGCACCAGCCCTGCCGTTGATCGAACAAATCGAAACCATCGCCACACAGCTGCGTCATGAGTTGTTCGAAGGCGTCGACGAAGCGGATTTGAAGGTGTGCATGCGGGTTCACGGGCATATTCTGGCCAACCTGGAAAAATCTTGA
- a CDS encoding FimV/HubP family polar landmark protein, translating to MLASRHVVLRGGAKWLLVAGVFSYSAWSMALGLGDITVHSGLNQPLKADIALVDVGGLTQNDLAVRLATADEFAEAGVERVFFLNDLKFIPILHGNRQMIRVTSSKPVNEPFLNFLVQLDQPNGRLLREYTVLIDPPGSPGIVPATDEPDPRAQSSAFPTVEPVVAAPQAPQAKRDTVPAPTQATSPANDALAEQLAASVLLNQQQQKTIDELSAKLQTQDVQIADGKKQISDLQTRLVELQKTPPPIVQTPAPTPAPAVASAESSNDGLNWPLLGGLLLLLGVLAGLLVHRRRQQQQQQQQVAEPLPQLPQGNEVDVAEAENADPVRSHASAEHREEPAAGDVLEAVGIYLAYGRLGEAAGLLRDALHKEPARSDIGLQLLEVLGRQGDSAAYEQQESHLRELGVDAQTLQDVRTRHPKLAVAAPLVAVPPIIAAAPLVAAPPAPEDDFELNLGELSMDSSWDLEDTRPTSDEPQADTSALGSGLQVLPQDFELPEPESSEEAELEWIPESDAEPLDEDFLNEFADAKPSLALQPLDLQTPEPVHDENSGKLEQAQTCIDDGDIDSAVALLNELLKEGDEPLKQTARTLLAGIR from the coding sequence ATGCTCGCAAGTCGGCACGTGGTACTGCGCGGTGGCGCCAAATGGTTGCTGGTCGCCGGTGTTTTCAGCTATTCGGCCTGGTCGATGGCCTTGGGGCTGGGTGATATCACCGTTCATTCAGGCCTCAATCAGCCGCTCAAGGCCGACATTGCGTTGGTCGATGTCGGCGGGCTGACGCAAAACGATCTGGCGGTGCGTCTGGCCACGGCGGATGAATTCGCCGAGGCCGGGGTCGAGCGGGTGTTCTTTCTCAACGACCTCAAGTTCATCCCGATCCTGCATGGCAATCGCCAGATGATCCGGGTGACCTCCAGCAAACCGGTCAACGAACCCTTCCTGAATTTCCTCGTGCAGCTCGATCAGCCCAATGGCCGTTTGCTGCGTGAGTACACGGTGTTGATCGATCCGCCGGGTTCACCGGGTATCGTGCCGGCCACCGATGAGCCGGATCCGCGTGCGCAATCCTCCGCGTTTCCCACTGTCGAGCCTGTCGTGGCGGCGCCACAGGCGCCACAAGCCAAGCGCGATACCGTGCCAGCACCCACGCAGGCAACTTCGCCCGCCAACGATGCACTGGCCGAACAATTGGCGGCCAGTGTTCTGCTCAATCAGCAACAGCAGAAGACCATTGATGAACTGAGCGCAAAACTGCAGACACAGGATGTGCAGATTGCCGACGGCAAAAAGCAGATCAGTGACCTGCAAACACGCTTGGTCGAGCTGCAGAAAACGCCGCCACCGATCGTGCAAACCCCGGCACCGACTCCTGCGCCGGCTGTGGCGTCAGCGGAATCCAGCAATGACGGTTTGAACTGGCCATTGCTCGGCGGCCTGTTGCTGTTGTTGGGGGTGTTGGCCGGGTTGTTGGTGCACCGTCGACGGCAGCAACAGCAACAGCAACAGCAAGTTGCCGAGCCGCTGCCCCAGTTGCCGCAAGGCAATGAGGTAGACGTCGCTGAGGCAGAGAACGCCGATCCCGTCAGATCCCACGCTTCAGCCGAACACCGGGAAGAGCCGGCGGCTGGCGATGTGCTGGAGGCGGTGGGGATCTATCTGGCCTATGGCCGACTGGGCGAAGCGGCGGGTTTGCTGCGCGATGCCTTGCACAAGGAGCCTGCGCGCAGCGATATCGGTTTGCAGTTGCTTGAAGTTCTGGGCCGCCAGGGTGACAGCGCCGCGTATGAACAACAAGAAAGTCATTTGCGTGAGCTGGGCGTGGATGCCCAGACGTTGCAGGATGTTCGCACGCGGCACCCGAAACTGGCGGTTGCGGCACCGTTGGTCGCGGTGCCGCCCATTATTGCAGCGGCCCCGCTTGTCGCTGCTCCACCGGCACCTGAAGATGATTTCGAGCTGAATCTGGGCGAGCTGTCGATGGATTCCAGCTGGGACCTGGAAGACACTCGCCCGACTTCCGATGAGCCGCAGGCAGACACCTCGGCGCTCGGCTCCGGGCTGCAAGTCCTGCCTCAGGATTTCGAATTGCCCGAGCCCGAGTCCAGCGAAGAGGCCGAGTTGGAGTGGATCCCTGAATCGGATGCCGAGCCGCTGGATGAAGATTTTCTCAATGAGTTTGCTGATGCCAAGCCGTCACTGGCGTTGCAACCGCTGGATCTGCAGACACCAGAGCCGGTACATGACGAAAATTCCGGAAAGCTCGAACAGGCGCAGACGTGCATTGATGACGGCGATATCGACAGTGCGGTTGCGTTGCTCAATGAATTGCTCAAGGAAGGGGATGAGCCGTTGAAGCAAACGGCGAGGACGTTGCTGGCGGGGATTCGCTGA
- a CDS encoding patatin-like phospholipase family protein, which produces MRRLLFCLLLGFLPLLVHASEASRPKVGLVLSGGAARGLAHIGVLKALEEQGIKIDAIAGTSMGAVVGGLYASGYKIDELEKLALSIDWQAALSDAPPREDVPFRRKQDDRDFLVKQKLSFRDDGSLGLPLGVIQGQNLSLLLESLLAHTSDTRNFDKLPIPFRAVATDISNGEKVVFRKGHLPQVIRASMSIPAVFAPVELDGRLLVDGGMTDNIPLDVAREMGVDVAIVVDIGTPLRNRKQLTTVVDVLNQSITLMTRSNSEEQLAALKSSDVLIQPALAAFGVTDFGKAQEMIDAGYRATRILDARLAVLKPKESQDAELNAARSPGQRTPIITAIRVENDSKVDDDVIRYYIRQHIGEPLDLARLHSDMGTLYGLDYFEQVQYRVVHKGQDHTLVISARGKRSGTDYLRVGLNLSDDMRGDSAFNLGASYRINGINRLGAEWLTRAQIGDKQELYSEFYQPLDVGSRYFVAPYASFEAQNVEAVLDNDPIAQYRVERYGFGLNFGRQIGNNGEVRFGVGEAWGKADVRIGDQDLPSENFNEGFYALKYSYDSLDNVYFPHEGKDVSLTLTQFEPGLGSDTRYRQWDFKVDKAMSHGPDTLILGGRYGRTLDDANVVTSSFLLGGARQLSGFREDAISGQNISLMRAVYYRRLTPRSYLPLDFPLYAGASLERGRAWNNDNEFDSGYINAASVFIGFDTPLGPLNFSYGLNDANEQAVYLNLGQTF; this is translated from the coding sequence ATGCGCCGTCTGCTGTTCTGCCTGCTGCTTGGTTTCCTTCCCCTGCTTGTCCATGCCAGTGAGGCGTCACGACCGAAAGTCGGCCTGGTGCTGTCCGGCGGTGCCGCGCGCGGGCTGGCGCATATCGGTGTGCTCAAGGCGCTGGAAGAGCAAGGCATCAAGATCGATGCGATTGCCGGCACCAGCATGGGCGCGGTGGTCGGTGGCTTGTACGCCTCGGGTTACAAGATCGATGAGCTGGAAAAACTCGCGCTGAGCATCGACTGGCAAGCCGCGCTGTCCGACGCCCCGCCGCGTGAAGACGTGCCGTTTCGGCGTAAACAGGATGACCGCGACTTTCTGGTCAAACAGAAACTCAGCTTTCGCGACGACGGTAGTCTCGGCTTGCCCCTGGGCGTGATTCAGGGCCAGAACCTCTCGTTGCTGCTGGAAAGTCTATTGGCCCACACCAGCGACACCCGGAATTTCGACAAACTGCCGATCCCGTTCCGCGCCGTCGCCACCGACATTTCCAATGGCGAAAAAGTGGTCTTCCGCAAAGGTCATTTGCCTCAGGTGATCCGCGCCAGCATGTCGATCCCGGCGGTATTCGCCCCGGTCGAGCTCGACGGCCGACTGTTGGTAGACGGCGGTATGACTGACAATATCCCGCTGGATGTCGCGCGAGAAATGGGCGTCGACGTGGCCATCGTTGTCGATATCGGCACACCACTGCGCAACCGCAAGCAACTGACCACCGTGGTCGATGTGTTGAACCAGTCGATCACCCTGATGACCCGCAGTAACTCTGAAGAACAACTGGCCGCGCTGAAATCCTCCGATGTGCTGATCCAACCCGCGCTAGCAGCGTTCGGTGTCACCGATTTCGGCAAGGCACAGGAGATGATCGACGCCGGTTACCGCGCCACCCGCATCCTCGATGCGCGCCTCGCCGTCCTCAAACCCAAAGAATCCCAGGACGCCGAACTCAACGCCGCGCGTTCGCCGGGTCAGCGCACGCCGATCATCACCGCGATCCGCGTCGAGAACGACTCAAAAGTCGACGACGATGTGATCCGCTACTACATACGCCAGCACATTGGCGAGCCACTGGATCTGGCTCGATTGCACTCGGACATGGGCACCTTGTATGGCCTCGACTACTTCGAGCAGGTGCAATACCGCGTGGTGCACAAAGGCCAGGATCACACACTGGTGATCAGTGCCCGGGGCAAACGCAGCGGCACCGATTACTTGCGGGTCGGCCTCAATCTGTCGGACGACATGCGCGGCGACAGCGCCTTCAACCTTGGCGCCAGTTATCGCATCAATGGCATCAACCGCCTCGGTGCGGAATGGCTGACTCGGGCGCAAATCGGTGACAAACAAGAGTTGTACAGCGAGTTCTATCAACCGCTGGACGTCGGCTCGCGCTACTTCGTCGCGCCGTACGCCTCGTTCGAAGCGCAGAACGTTGAAGCGGTACTCGACAACGACCCGATCGCGCAGTATCGCGTCGAGCGCTACGGTTTCGGCCTCAACTTCGGCCGACAGATCGGCAACAACGGCGAAGTGCGTTTCGGTGTTGGCGAGGCCTGGGGCAAGGCAGATGTGCGGATTGGCGATCAGGACCTGCCGAGTGAAAACTTCAACGAAGGCTTCTACGCGCTGAAGTATTCGTACGACTCGCTGGATAACGTGTATTTCCCTCACGAAGGCAAGGACGTCAGCCTGACGCTGACGCAGTTTGAACCGGGCCTGGGGTCGGACACGCGCTATCGACAGTGGGACTTTAAAGTCGATAAGGCCATGAGCCATGGCCCGGATACGCTGATACTCGGCGGGCGCTACGGGCGTACGCTGGATGATGCCAACGTGGTGACCTCAAGCTTCCTGCTCGGCGGTGCGCGGCAGTTGTCGGGCTTCCGTGAAGACGCGATTTCCGGGCAGAACATCAGCCTGATGCGCGCGGTGTATTACCGCCGTCTGACGCCGCGCTCGTACCTGCCGCTGGATTTTCCGCTGTACGCCGGTGCCTCGCTGGAGCGTGGACGGGCGTGGAACAACGACAATGAGTTCGACAGTGGCTACATCAACGCCGCCAGCGTGTTTATCGGTTTTGACACACCGCTGGGGCCGTTGAATTTCAGTTATGGGTTGAATGATGCGAATGAGCAGGCGGTTTATCTGAATCTGGGGCAGACCTTCTGA
- a CDS encoding SelT/SelW/SelH family protein → MTVAKAEVVITYCTQCQWLLRAAWLAQELLSTFADDLGKVSLVPGTGGVFHITCAGVQIWERKADGGFPEAKVLKQRVRDQIDPDRDLGHNDRTQ, encoded by the coding sequence ATGACTGTCGCAAAAGCAGAAGTTGTCATCACCTATTGCACCCAATGCCAGTGGCTGCTGCGCGCCGCGTGGCTGGCGCAGGAGCTGCTCAGCACCTTTGCCGACGACCTCGGCAAAGTCTCGCTGGTGCCAGGCACCGGCGGGGTATTTCACATCACCTGCGCCGGCGTGCAGATCTGGGAACGCAAGGCCGACGGCGGTTTTCCCGAGGCCAAGGTCTTGAAGCAGCGGGTTCGCGATCAGATCGATCCTGACCGCGACCTCGGTCACAACGACCGCACTCAGTGA
- a CDS encoding DMT family transporter, producing the protein MTPRTALGALHIGALMFGLTGVFGKLAAASPAVIVFGRAAFAVLALAFFARFARQHGWQKLQAMDWRRLALSGVLLAGHWVSFFLSVKIAGVAIATLGFASFPAFTVILEGLIFRERIRANEIVLVVLVSIGLILVTPAFDLGSGATIGLLWSVLSGLLFSLLSLTNRASSGRIPAVQAALCQNVVVALCLLPVAAPQLSEVRALDWLWIALLGVFCTGVAHSLFVASLAVIKARTAAVVFALEPVYGITVAWLLFNENPTSKMLIGGALIIVAIVVSARMSGHADKKTVAAEAGSH; encoded by the coding sequence ATGACTCCGCGTACCGCCCTCGGCGCTCTGCATATCGGTGCTTTGATGTTTGGCCTGACCGGTGTGTTCGGCAAACTCGCCGCTGCGTCCCCCGCCGTGATCGTCTTCGGTCGCGCGGCTTTCGCCGTGCTCGCCCTGGCGTTTTTCGCCCGTTTTGCCAGACAGCACGGCTGGCAGAAACTTCAGGCTATGGACTGGCGGCGCCTGGCCCTCAGCGGTGTGTTGCTGGCCGGGCACTGGGTGAGTTTCTTCCTGTCGGTGAAGATCGCCGGTGTCGCCATCGCAACCTTGGGCTTTGCCAGTTTCCCGGCGTTCACGGTGATTCTCGAAGGGCTGATTTTCCGCGAACGCATCCGTGCCAATGAAATTGTGCTGGTGGTGTTGGTCAGCATCGGCCTGATTCTGGTGACCCCGGCGTTCGACCTGGGCAGCGGCGCGACCATCGGTTTGCTTTGGTCGGTGCTGTCGGGACTGTTGTTCTCGCTGTTGTCACTAACTAACCGCGCCAGCTCCGGGCGGATTCCGGCGGTGCAAGCGGCGCTGTGCCAAAACGTCGTGGTGGCGCTGTGCCTACTCCCGGTTGCAGCGCCGCAACTGAGCGAAGTGCGCGCACTCGACTGGCTGTGGATTGCGCTGCTGGGGGTGTTCTGTACCGGCGTCGCGCACAGCCTGTTCGTTGCCAGTCTGGCGGTGATCAAGGCGCGCACGGCGGCGGTAGTGTTTGCGCTGGAGCCGGTCTACGGCATCACCGTCGCCTGGCTGTTGTTCAATGAAAACCCGACGTCGAAGATGTTGATCGGCGGTGCGTTGATCATTGTTGCCATCGTCGTGTCAGCGCGGATGTCCGGCCATGCCGACAAGAAAACCGTCGCCGCCGAGGCTGGGTCTCACTGA
- a CDS encoding AraC family transcriptional regulator, protein MRPILTLRQYTHDLIVHSHDHAQLVFGLSGALDFEVEGCGSQVRQQSFVVIPSGAHHACGSPDGSRCLVLDIPNGQWVTDSLGEHADASHRLLDQPARLSLDSGQNQLVSWLANSPVSDPLIAQQGAVLLLASLNHSQPAEVAARRLPYAALDAHIEQHAAYPLQVADLARVAGLSNARMHARFMAECGQTPMDYIRSRRLHLAVQLLRDTALPIGEIASRVGYSSQSAFSAAVLREFGSSPGQLRRDSGDKRR, encoded by the coding sequence ATGCGACCGATCCTCACCCTGCGTCAGTACACCCACGACCTGATCGTCCACAGCCACGACCACGCGCAATTGGTGTTCGGGCTGTCCGGTGCGCTGGATTTCGAGGTCGAGGGTTGCGGCAGCCAGGTGCGTCAGCAGAGTTTTGTGGTGATTCCGTCCGGTGCGCATCATGCCTGCGGCAGTCCCGACGGCAGCCGCTGTCTGGTGCTGGATATCCCGAATGGGCAGTGGGTGACGGACTCATTGGGCGAGCATGCCGATGCCAGTCATCGTTTGCTCGATCAGCCCGCGCGCCTGTCGCTGGATTCCGGGCAAAACCAGTTGGTCAGCTGGCTGGCGAACAGTCCGGTGAGCGATCCGTTGATCGCGCAACAAGGCGCAGTGTTGCTGCTGGCCAGTCTTAATCACTCGCAGCCTGCCGAAGTTGCCGCCCGCCGCCTGCCCTATGCCGCGCTGGATGCACACATCGAACAACACGCCGCTTATCCGCTGCAAGTCGCCGATCTGGCACGGGTCGCCGGATTGTCCAATGCCCGCATGCATGCACGGTTCATGGCCGAATGCGGGCAGACGCCGATGGATTACATCCGCAGTCGACGCTTGCATCTGGCGGTGCAACTGCTGCGCGACACCGCACTGCCGATTGGCGAGATTGCCAGTCGCGTCGGCTACAGCTCGCAGAGTGCCTTCTCGGCTGCCGTCCTGCGCGAGTTCGGTTCGTCGCCCGGCCAGCTTCGCCGCGATTCCGGCGACAAAAGACGATAG
- a CDS encoding UDP-2,3-diacylglucosamine diphosphatase, producing MTSAELARPSRKQRVRTLWISDVHLGTRDCQAEHLSQFLKGYHADKIYLVGDIIDGWKLRGGMYWPQAHTNVIRRLLTMSKRGTEVIYVTGNHDEFLRRYSKLILGNIQLVDEAVHVTADGRHLLVIHGDQFDVITRYHRWLAFLGDSAYEFTLTLNRWLNHWRARYGYGYWSLSAYLKHKVKTAVSFISDFEEAIAHECVKRELHGVVCGHIHHAEIRKVGEVDYLNCGDWVESCTALIEHWDGTIELYRLADAQAREAELKAAKVAELA from the coding sequence ATGACCAGCGCCGAGCTCGCCAGACCCAGTCGCAAACAACGGGTGCGAACCCTGTGGATCTCCGACGTGCACCTGGGCACACGGGATTGCCAGGCCGAGCACTTGTCGCAATTTCTCAAGGGCTACCATGCCGACAAGATTTACCTGGTCGGCGACATCATTGACGGCTGGAAGCTGCGCGGCGGCATGTACTGGCCACAAGCGCACACCAACGTGATCCGCCGCTTGCTGACCATGAGCAAGCGCGGCACCGAAGTGATCTACGTCACCGGCAACCATGACGAATTCCTGCGGCGTTATTCGAAGCTGATTCTGGGCAATATCCAACTGGTCGACGAGGCGGTGCATGTCACCGCAGACGGTCGGCATCTGCTGGTGATTCACGGCGATCAGTTCGATGTGATCACCCGCTATCACCGCTGGCTGGCCTTCCTCGGCGACTCCGCCTACGAATTCACCCTGACCCTCAATCGCTGGCTCAACCACTGGCGGGCGCGCTATGGCTACGGTTACTGGTCGCTGTCGGCGTACCTCAAGCACAAGGTGAAAACGGCGGTGAGTTTCATCAGCGACTTTGAAGAAGCCATTGCCCATGAGTGCGTGAAGCGCGAGTTGCATGGCGTGGTGTGCGGGCACATTCACCACGCCGAGATCCGCAAGGTGGGGGAGGTGGATTACCTCAATTGCGGCGATTGGGTGGAGTCGTGCACGGCGTTGATCGAGCATTGGGATGGCACGATCGAGTTGTATCGGCTGGCGGATGCGCAGGCGCGGGAGGCGGAGCTCAAGGCTGCCAAAGTCGCTGAACTCGCATAA